Within Schumannella luteola, the genomic segment CTCCCCCGATCTCCGCCGCGATCGACCGCAGAGCCATGTCATGTGCCCGCACGTTCACCGGAGACCCAGCGGCTTCGGCCTCCGCGAGCTGGCCGGCGCGGGCGAGCATTCGCACCTCCGCCACCTGCCCCGCCGTCAACGCCGCGAGCGCCGACTCCGCCTCACCCACCAGCCCCGGCAACGTCACGACCTCGCCGGCAACACGGCCACCGCCCGCGCTCACGAAGCCATCGACGTCGCCATCAGCGAACGGCGCTTGGCCGTCGCCTCCGAGTGACGTCCTGGGCTTCTCCATACCTGCACTGTGACAGCCACCACCGACATCCGCCGGAACACCCGAGCGAACCAGAACCGCAGATCAGATGCACATTCCACCGACATCCGACACGGGGGGCCCAGGACCACACACGAGACCACGCGAACCATCCGTTCGAGCCCGGGATCCTGATCGGCCGTCGGATTTGCTCGCGATCGGTCCGTCGCGCGAGCGCCGAGATGCTGTGCGGAGGCTCGATCGGCGAGGACTGTCCGAGGCCATGGCCTAGCGTGACGGGGTGCCCGTTCCGCCGACTCCCGCTGATGACGACCGCGGGAGCGCCGGGCGGCCGCTGACCCCGCGCGAGGCGGCCGCGCATCCCGTCACCGCCGCGCGCCGCCGACCGGCCCTGTTCGCCGCGCTGATCGTGCTCGCCGCCGCCTTCGGACTGGGCGCGCTGCTGGCCGTGCGCGGCAGCCAGCCGCCCGGGATCGACCGCGAGTGGATGGCCGAGATCATCGAGCACCGCAACCCGATCTGGGAGGTGCCGTCGCTGCTGTTCAACGCGATCGGCGGCGGCTGGTTCGCGGTGTTCGTCGTGCCGCTCGGGGTGCTCGCGGTGCTGCTGATCGTGCGGCGGCCGTGGGCCGCGCTGTACTGGGCGCTCGCGTGCGGAGCCAGCGCCGGGCTCGTGCAGCTGCTCAAGGCGCTGTTCGGACGGGCGCGGCCGCACGACATCCTCGTCGCCGTCGATCCGGGGTCGTTCCCCTCGGGCCACACCGCCAACGCCGCCACGCTCGCCGTCGTGCTCGGAGTGCTGCTCGCGCGGCGCTGGGTCTGGGTGCTCGGCGCGGTCTACGTCGTCGCGATGATGCTGAGCCGCACCTACCTCGGCGCGCACTGGATGACCGACACGCTCGGCGGGCTGCTCATCGGCGTCGCGGTCGGGCTGCTGGGATGGGCGGCGCTCGCCGGGCCGGTCGAGCGCGAGCGGCAGCGGCGACGCGACCTCGCGGCGGCGCGGTACGCCGACCCCTCGCCCGGCGGCGGGGGTGCGCGCTAGCCTCGCGCCATGAGCGACGACGCCGCGGCCCCGACCATGCGCATCCTTCTCGTCGGGGCGGGCGGTGTCGGCGACGCCTTCGCGCGCATCGCCGCGCGACGCTCCTTCTACGAGTTGATCGTCGTGACCGACTACGACCCGGCGCGAGCCGAGCGCACGGTCGCGTGGATCCGCGAGCGGCACGGCGACGAGGTCGCGTCGCGGTTCCGGGCGGCCCGCATCGACGCCTCCGATCCGGCCGATGTGACGCGGGTCGCGACCGAGCACGCGGTGACGCACGTGATGAACGCAGTCGAGCCGAAGTTCGTGCCGACGATCTTCCGCGGCGCACTGGATGCCGGCGCCGACTACCTCGACATGGCGATGTCGCTGTCGGAGCCGCATCCGACCGATCCGCACACCGAGACCGGGGTGAAGCTCGGCGACGACCAGTTCGCGCAGGCGGGCGACTGGGAGAGCGCGGGGCGTCTGGCGCTGGTCGGCATCGGCGTGGAGCCGGGGCTGTCGGATGTGCTCGCCCGCTACGCGTCGGATGTGCTGTTCGAGTCGATCGACGAGCTCGGCGTGCGCGACGGCGCGAACCTGGTCGTGCGCGACGAGACCGGGGCGGAGATCTTCGCGCCGTCGTTCTCGATCTGGACGACCATCGAGGAATGCCTGAACCCGCCGGTGATCTTCGAGAAGGAGCGCGGCTGGTTCACGACGCCGCCGTTCAGCGAGCCGGAGACCTTCGTCTTCCCCGAGGGCATCGGCGAGGTCGAATGCGTGAACGTCGAGCACGAGGAAGTGCTGCTGATGCCGCGCTGGCTCGACGCTCGCCGGGTGACGTTCAAGTACGGCCTCGGGGCCGAGTTCATCGGCGTGCTGAAGACACTCAACCTCCTCGGCCTCGACAAGACCGCCCCGGTGCGCGTGCGTTCGGCCGCCGGCCCGGTCGAGGTCGCCCCCCGCGATGTCGTGGCGGCATCCCTGCCGGATCCCGCGACGATCGGCCCCCGCATGACCGGCAAGACCTGCGCCGGCGTGCTCGTGACCGGGACCGGCGCGGTCGGCACCGAATGGGAGGGGCGCCCGCGGGAGGTGTATCTGTTCCACGTCGCCGACAACGAATGGACCATGGCCGAATACGGCACCCAGTGCGTCGTCTGGCAGACCGCCCTCAACCCGGTCATCGCCCTCGAACTGCTCGCGACCGGCGTCTGGACCGGCACCGGCGTCCTCGGCCCCGAGGCCTTCGCCGCCCGCCCCTTCCTCGAGCTCATGGCCCGCCCCGTCGCCGACGGCGGCTACGGACAGCCCTACGGCCACGAAGAACGCACCCCCACCACGTCGAGCTGAACCGAGGATCGTGCCACCTCGTCGGCATCAGCACTCCATACCGACGCGAGCGCACGATCCCCGACCGTGGAAGCGGGAAGGCGCTCTCAATAGGGTGAGGGCATGAGTGACGCCGAGGACAAGGTCGCTGCTGCACGTCGGGCGCTCGAGGAGGCGCAGGCGGCGCTCGCCGCCGCCGAGGCGGAGCACGCCGGGGCGGACGCGGAACGGGATGCGACGCCCGCGACCGTCGAGCCGACCGCCGCGACGACTCCTGCATCCGCGCCCGCAGTCGACGCTGAACCCGCCGAGCCCGCCACTACCGCGGCTCCCGCTCCCGCCGCACCCGCCTCCGTCCCCGCCGCTCCCGCAGCTCCCGCGACACCAGCCGCTCCCGCCGCCCCCGGCCCGCTCACCGCACCCCAGGTCGACGCGATCCGCGCCGGGTACGCCTTCGACGGTCCCGCGCTCGAGATGGGCGCCCTCGTGAACGGCGACGCGCTCGCCGACGTGCCCGTGCGCATCCCGCTCGGCATGACCAATCGCCACGGCCTCGTCGCCGGCGCCACCGGAACCGGCAAGACGAAGACGCTGCAGGTGCTCGCCGAGCAGCTCAGCGCCAACGGAGTCCCGGTGTTCGCGGCCGACATCAAGGGTGATCTCTCGGGCATCGCGAGCCCCGGCGAGGGCAACGAGAAGCTGCTCGCCCGCACGCGCGGCATCGGCCAGGACTGGGCCCCGCAGGCCGCCCCGACCGAGTACTACACGCTCGGCGGGCTCGGCACCGGCATCCCGATCCGCGCGACCGTCTCGAGCTTCGGCTCGCTGCTGCTCAGCAAGGTGCTGGGCCTCAACCAGACGCAGGAGTCGAGCCTGGCGCTCGTCTTCCACTACGCCGACCAGGCCGGCCTGCCGCTGCTCGACCTCAGCGACCTGCGGGCGGTGCTGACCTTCCTCACGAGCGACGACGGCAAGGATGAGCTCACCCAGCTCGGCGGCCTGTCGAAGGCGACCGCAGGCGTCATCCTGCGCGAGCTGATCGGCTTCGCCGACGCGGGCGCGGATGTCTTCTTCGGCGAGCCGGAGATCGACACGGCCCAGTTCCTGCGCACGACGGCCGACGGCCGCGGCATCGTCAGCCTGCTCGAGGTGCCGAGCGTCGCCGACCAGCCGGCGCTGTTCTCGACGTTCCTCATGTGGCTGCTGGCCGATCTGTTCAACGACCTGCCCGAGGTCGGCGACCTCGACAAGCCGAAGCTGGTGTTCTTCTTCGACGAGGCCCACCTGCTGTTCAAGGACGCGTCGAAGGATTTCGTGGCGCAGATCACCCAGACGGTGCGCCTCATCCGCTCGAAGGGCGTCGGCATCTTCTTCGTCACGCAGACGCCGAAGGACGTGCCGTCGGATGTGCTCGCCCAGCTCGGCAGCCGAGTGCAGCACCAGCTGCGCGCCTTCACTCCCGAGGACGCGAAGGCGCTCAAGGCGACCGTGACGACCTACCCGAAGAGCGGCTACCAGCTCGGCGAGGTGCTGCAGTCGCTCGCGACCGGCGAGGCGATCGTGACCGTCATGAACGAGAAGGGCGCGCCGTCGCCCGTCGCCTGGACCCGCCTGCGCGCCCCGCAGGGTTCCATGTCGCCGACGCCGCTCGAGCAGATCCAGGCGACCGTGAACGCCTCGCCGCTGCTCGCGCAGTACGGCACCGCGATCGACCGCGAGTCGGCGCGCGAGATCCTGGCCGCGAAGATGGATGCCGCCGCCGCGGCCGACCGCGCCGCCGAGGAGCAGGCCCAGGCCGAGGCGGATGCCGCGCAGAAGGTCAAGGACGACGAGAAGCGCGCGAAGGACGAGGCGAAGGCGAAGGTCCAGGCGCAGCGCGACTACGAGCGCACCCTCGCCGAGGCTCGCCGCAGTCAGGGCCGCGCCACCACGACCCGCACCTCGTCGAGCCGCGCATCCACCCGCCGAGAGAAGTCGGTGGCCGAGGAGATCCTCGGCTCGACGACCGGTCGCACGGTCATCCGCGAGATCGTGCGCGGCATCTTCGGCACGCTGAAGCGCAAGTAGGTCAGCGCGTCGTCGAGCGCTCGCGCTTCGCGAGGATGCGGCGCTGGCGCACCATCATGAGCTGAGGCCCGAGCAGCGGCGCGATCG encodes:
- a CDS encoding saccharopine dehydrogenase family protein, whose protein sequence is MRILLVGAGGVGDAFARIAARRSFYELIVVTDYDPARAERTVAWIRERHGDEVASRFRAARIDASDPADVTRVATEHAVTHVMNAVEPKFVPTIFRGALDAGADYLDMAMSLSEPHPTDPHTETGVKLGDDQFAQAGDWESAGRLALVGIGVEPGLSDVLARYASDVLFESIDELGVRDGANLVVRDETGAEIFAPSFSIWTTIEECLNPPVIFEKERGWFTTPPFSEPETFVFPEGIGEVECVNVEHEEVLLMPRWLDARRVTFKYGLGAEFIGVLKTLNLLGLDKTAPVRVRSAAGPVEVAPRDVVAASLPDPATIGPRMTGKTCAGVLVTGTGAVGTEWEGRPREVYLFHVADNEWTMAEYGTQCVVWQTALNPVIALELLATGVWTGTGVLGPEAFAARPFLELMARPVADGGYGQPYGHEERTPTTSS
- a CDS encoding helicase HerA-like domain-containing protein; the encoded protein is MSDAEDKVAAARRALEEAQAALAAAEAEHAGADAERDATPATVEPTAATTPASAPAVDAEPAEPATTAAPAPAAPASVPAAPAAPATPAAPAAPGPLTAPQVDAIRAGYAFDGPALEMGALVNGDALADVPVRIPLGMTNRHGLVAGATGTGKTKTLQVLAEQLSANGVPVFAADIKGDLSGIASPGEGNEKLLARTRGIGQDWAPQAAPTEYYTLGGLGTGIPIRATVSSFGSLLLSKVLGLNQTQESSLALVFHYADQAGLPLLDLSDLRAVLTFLTSDDGKDELTQLGGLSKATAGVILRELIGFADAGADVFFGEPEIDTAQFLRTTADGRGIVSLLEVPSVADQPALFSTFLMWLLADLFNDLPEVGDLDKPKLVFFFDEAHLLFKDASKDFVAQITQTVRLIRSKGVGIFFVTQTPKDVPSDVLAQLGSRVQHQLRAFTPEDAKALKATVTTYPKSGYQLGEVLQSLATGEAIVTVMNEKGAPSPVAWTRLRAPQGSMSPTPLEQIQATVNASPLLAQYGTAIDRESAREILAAKMDAAAAADRAAEEQAQAEADAAQKVKDDEKRAKDEAKAKVQAQRDYERTLAEARRSQGRATTTRTSSSRASTRREKSVAEEILGSTTGRTVIREIVRGIFGTLKRK
- a CDS encoding phosphatase PAP2 family protein, with amino-acid sequence MPVPPTPADDDRGSAGRPLTPREAAAHPVTAARRRPALFAALIVLAAAFGLGALLAVRGSQPPGIDREWMAEIIEHRNPIWEVPSLLFNAIGGGWFAVFVVPLGVLAVLLIVRRPWAALYWALACGASAGLVQLLKALFGRARPHDILVAVDPGSFPSGHTANAATLAVVLGVLLARRWVWVLGAVYVVAMMLSRTYLGAHWMTDTLGGLLIGVAVGLLGWAALAGPVERERQRRRDLAAARYADPSPGGGGAR